In Lysobacter lycopersici, a genomic segment contains:
- the moaA gene encoding GTP 3',8-cyclase MoaA, producing MAMLADRFGRSFPYLRLSLLEACNFRCGYCLPDGHHAAHGQPSLLSLPEIERLLRAFAALGMRKLRLTGGEPTLRKDLVDVIALAASVPEIEKIAMTTNGVLLRRQVRDWRAAGLTALNVSVDSLDRERFAAITGHDRLDDILAGVEDALGLGFDAVKLNAVLLRGLNDEQLPAWLDYLRERDIAIRFIELMQTGDNRDYFERHHVRAEALQSQLEAAGWRAQPRAADAGPAIEYAHPDYAGRIGVIAPYARDFCASCNRLRVTAKGDLRLCLFGEIGIPLRPLLQDDSQHELLCATISRQLGIKRDAHRLHQGQTGLVPHLASIGG from the coding sequence ATGGCGATGCTGGCCGACCGTTTCGGTCGCAGCTTTCCGTACCTGCGGCTGTCGCTGCTGGAAGCCTGCAACTTCCGCTGCGGCTACTGCCTGCCCGACGGCCACCACGCCGCGCACGGGCAGCCGTCGCTGTTGTCGCTGCCGGAAATCGAACGCCTGCTGCGCGCGTTCGCCGCGCTCGGCATGCGCAAGCTGCGCCTGACCGGCGGCGAACCGACGCTGCGCAAGGATCTGGTCGATGTCATCGCGCTGGCCGCGTCGGTGCCGGAGATCGAAAAGATCGCGATGACGACCAATGGCGTGCTGCTGCGCAGGCAGGTGCGCGACTGGCGCGCCGCGGGGCTGACCGCCTTGAACGTGAGCGTCGACAGCCTCGACCGCGAACGCTTCGCCGCCATCACCGGTCACGACCGCCTCGACGACATCCTCGCCGGTGTCGAGGACGCGCTTGGCCTTGGCTTCGATGCGGTCAAACTCAACGCGGTGCTGCTGCGCGGCCTGAACGACGAGCAGCTTCCGGCGTGGCTCGATTACCTGCGCGAACGCGACATCGCCATCCGCTTCATCGAGCTGATGCAGACCGGCGACAATCGCGACTATTTCGAACGCCACCACGTCCGCGCCGAAGCCCTGCAATCGCAACTCGAAGCCGCCGGCTGGCGCGCGCAGCCGCGCGCGGCCGATGCCGGGCCTGCGATCGAATACGCGCATCCGGATTACGCCGGGCGCATCGGCGTGATCGCGCCCTACGCGCGCGATTTCTGCGCCAGCTGCAATCGCCTGCGCGTGACCGCGAAGGGCGACCTGCGCCTGTGCCTGTTCGGCGAAATCGGCATTCCGCTGCGCCCGCTATTGCAGGACGATTCTCAACACGAGCTCTTGTGCGCCACGATCTCGCGCCAGCTCGGCATCAAGCGCGACGCGCACCGCCTGCACCAGGGCCAGACCGGGCTGGTGCCGCACCTGGCATCCATCGGGGGTTGA
- a CDS encoding phasin family protein translates to MYTINDQFAKASRQFADNAAQANRLLLQNAENAFALQLATLEENTNAAFAFIGEVVEARDFDALKTVWPKGLQVARESAERNVGTAQEVFGNTLKAGEAIGRIAKGQFETAAAEVQAEVGKATKAAKKATR, encoded by the coding sequence ATGTACACGATCAACGATCAATTCGCCAAGGCGTCGCGCCAGTTCGCCGACAACGCCGCCCAGGCCAACCGCCTCCTGCTGCAGAACGCCGAGAACGCGTTCGCGCTGCAGCTGGCCACCCTCGAAGAGAACACCAACGCCGCCTTTGCCTTCATCGGTGAAGTGGTCGAGGCCCGCGATTTCGACGCGCTCAAGACCGTGTGGCCGAAGGGCCTGCAGGTCGCGCGCGAGTCCGCCGAGCGCAACGTGGGCACCGCCCAGGAAGTCTTCGGCAACACGCTGAAGGCGGGCGAGGCCATCGGCCGCATCGCCAAGGGCCAGTTCGAAACCGCCGCCGCGGAAGTCCAGGCCGAAGTCGGCAAGGCGACCAAGGCCGCCAAGAAGGCGACCCGCTAA
- a CDS encoding molybdenum cofactor biosynthesis protein MoaE — MDTVDISAIRALVAAPRDAALDPARALEFVTHEEFGGQALFVGRVRRHNHGRDVVAVEYDLFEPLVRTTFEALAREAFADIAPELRVYVAHTHGRLEVGDIAVVVAAGSRHRDEAFRACRAVIEGVKHRAPIWKREHYVDGSSEWSEGCSLCGHKA; from the coding sequence ATGGACACGGTCGACATCTCCGCTATTCGTGCGCTCGTCGCCGCGCCGCGCGACGCGGCGCTCGATCCGGCGCGCGCGCTGGAATTCGTGACGCACGAGGAATTCGGCGGCCAAGCCTTGTTCGTCGGCCGCGTGCGCCGCCACAACCACGGCCGCGACGTGGTCGCGGTGGAGTACGACCTGTTCGAACCCTTGGTGCGCACCACGTTCGAGGCGCTGGCGCGCGAAGCCTTCGCCGACATCGCCCCGGAACTGCGCGTCTACGTCGCGCACACGCATGGGCGGCTCGAGGTCGGCGACATCGCAGTCGTGGTCGCGGCCGGCAGCCGCCACCGCGACGAGGCGTTCCGCGCCTGCCGCGCGGTGATCGAGGGCGTGAAGCACCGCGCACCGATCTGGAAGCGGGAGCACTACGTCGACGGCAGCAGCGAGTGGAGCGAGGGGTGTTCGTTGTGTGGGCACAAAGCGTAA
- the queD gene encoding 6-carboxytetrahydropterin synthase QueD produces MDIFKVFTLEAAHRLPNVPPGHKCARLHGHSFRVEIHVRGEPGADSGWVMDFAELKAAFKPLYEQLDHHYLNEVPGLENPTSERLAAWIWEHLAPSLPLLAEVVVHETCTSGCRYRGPGAV; encoded by the coding sequence ATGGACATCTTCAAGGTCTTCACCCTCGAGGCCGCGCACCGGCTGCCGAACGTGCCGCCGGGGCACAAGTGCGCGCGCCTGCACGGGCATTCGTTCCGGGTGGAGATCCATGTGCGCGGCGAACCGGGCGCCGACAGCGGCTGGGTGATGGATTTCGCCGAGCTCAAGGCCGCGTTCAAGCCGCTGTACGAACAGCTCGACCACCATTACCTCAACGAGGTGCCCGGCCTCGAGAACCCGACCAGCGAACGGCTGGCGGCCTGGATCTGGGAGCACCTGGCCCCATCGCTGCCCCTGCTGGCCGAGGTCGTGGTCCACGAAACCTGCACCTCGGGCTGCCGTTACCGCGGGCCCGGCGCGGTCTGA
- a CDS encoding MoaD/ThiS family protein: MKLQVQLFGPFRDFQPQALLELDVADGANVAAAREALAAHAASHWPACTPGLLRSTAFASESALLRDGDALPADGRIAVIPPVNGG; the protein is encoded by the coding sequence TTGAAACTGCAGGTGCAATTGTTCGGACCGTTCCGCGATTTCCAGCCGCAAGCGTTGCTGGAACTCGATGTCGCCGACGGCGCCAACGTCGCCGCCGCGCGCGAAGCCCTGGCCGCGCACGCCGCCTCGCACTGGCCCGCATGCACGCCGGGCCTGCTGCGCAGCACCGCCTTCGCCAGCGAAAGCGCGTTGCTGCGCGATGGCGATGCGCTGCCCGCGGATGGACGCATCGCGGTGATTCCTCCGGTCAACGGTGGTTGA
- a CDS encoding molybdopterin molybdotransferase MoeA, protein MIGVEEAIARIRAASSALSAERVALADARGRVLAEDVVAPMSLPPFDNSAMDGFALRANGNAIAAGSEFAVEGEQAAGDVARAARGEACEIMTGARMPDGFDSVVPVEDVEVLERDDAQRPSRIRIKSDAAFGQHVRRGGEDMLAGAVALAAGVVLDPFACMLLDALGVREVAVRRKPRVAVFATGRELVADPWRELASGEIRDSNGPYLEAKLREAGAEVVRRATLPDDVETFVAAVRDALALGVDAVISTGAVSMGRYDFVPEALAMLGAETVFHKLRMRPGKPQLFAILPQGALFFGLPGNPISTAVGQRLLVEAALRRMLGMPDETRWRLPLAEDARKKPGNASIQKAALRLHADGGVRVQPLRGQESFRIAPLREANVWMLLPEDGERVSAGTLVDVLPPSHMQAALLGSGT, encoded by the coding sequence ATGATCGGCGTCGAAGAGGCGATCGCGCGCATTCGCGCGGCATCGAGCGCGCTGTCGGCGGAGCGCGTCGCGCTGGCGGACGCGCGCGGACGCGTTCTGGCCGAAGACGTGGTCGCACCGATGTCGCTGCCGCCGTTCGACAACTCGGCGATGGACGGCTTCGCCTTGCGTGCGAACGGAAACGCGATTGCCGCCGGCAGCGAATTCGCGGTCGAAGGCGAACAGGCCGCCGGCGACGTCGCGCGCGCGGCCCGTGGCGAAGCCTGCGAGATCATGACCGGTGCGCGCATGCCGGATGGTTTCGACAGCGTGGTTCCGGTCGAGGATGTCGAAGTGCTGGAACGCGACGACGCGCAACGTCCTTCGCGCATCCGCATCAAGTCTGATGCCGCATTCGGCCAGCATGTGCGCCGCGGCGGCGAAGACATGCTCGCCGGCGCCGTCGCGCTCGCGGCGGGCGTCGTTCTCGACCCATTCGCCTGCATGCTGCTCGATGCGTTGGGCGTGCGCGAAGTCGCAGTACGCAGGAAACCGCGCGTCGCGGTGTTCGCCACCGGACGCGAACTGGTCGCAGATCCGTGGCGCGAACTCGCCTCCGGCGAAATCCGCGACAGCAACGGGCCCTACCTCGAAGCGAAATTGCGCGAAGCCGGCGCCGAAGTCGTGCGCCGTGCGACCTTGCCGGACGATGTCGAAACCTTCGTCGCCGCAGTGCGCGATGCGCTCGCGCTCGGCGTCGATGCGGTGATCAGCACCGGCGCGGTGTCGATGGGTCGCTACGATTTCGTGCCCGAAGCGCTGGCCATGCTTGGCGCGGAAACCGTGTTCCACAAGCTGCGCATGCGTCCCGGCAAGCCGCAATTGTTCGCGATCTTGCCGCAGGGCGCGTTGTTCTTCGGCCTGCCGGGGAATCCGATCTCCACCGCGGTCGGCCAGCGCCTGCTGGTCGAAGCCGCATTGCGGCGCATGCTCGGCATGCCCGACGAAACGCGCTGGCGCCTGCCGCTGGCGGAGGACGCGCGCAAGAAGCCCGGCAACGCCTCGATCCAGAAGGCGGCGCTGCGCCTCCACGCCGATGGCGGCGTGCGCGTGCAGCCGCTGCGCGGGCAGGAATCGTTCCGCATCGCGCCGTTGCGCGAAGCGAACGTGTGGATGCTGTTGCCGGAAGATGGGGAACGGGTTTCCGCCGGCACCCTGGTCGACGTGCTGCCGCCTTCGCACATGCAGGCGGCATTGCTTGGGAGTGGAACTTGA